In one window of Bizionia sp. M204 DNA:
- a CDS encoding CusA/CzcA family heavy metal efflux RND transporter, translating into MLENIIKFSLKNKLIILLGAAAIIGFGVVSLTQISIGAVPDITNNQVQVITTSRNLSTQDVEQFITYPVELEMANLPGVQEIRSVSKFGLSVVTIVFDDDLGTYLPRQLIAEKIKSASEKIPEGFGSPEMGPITTGLGEIYQYILDVKPEFKDQYTITDLRSIQDWVVKRQLSGIPGVVEVNTWGGFLKQYEVAINPQKLTAMHISISSIYEALEKNNSVAGGGYIEKTNKAYFIRGEGLVTSLKDIENIVVKNDGTPVYIKDVAKVGFGHATRFGAITGNGEGEKVLGQIMMLKGGNSKKIIDAVKERVASIQKTLPEGVYINGFLERSELIDKTTFTVAENLILGSLIVIFVVVLLLGNWRSGLVVASVIPLSLLFAISLMNIFGVDANLMSLGAIDFGIIIDGAVIIVEFIAFQITAQSAKLKTVTKEAIDSITLKSASKMMNSAIFGQLIILIVFIPILSLSGIEGKMFKPMAMTFSFALIGAMILCLTYVPVVSSLFLKPTNPSPKNISVRLMNSLTRWYEPIINWALHSKRVVIGFAVVLLIVSIGVFNKMGGEFVPTLDEGDFVIQPVLKTGTSLGKTIEITTKIESILLENFPEVDQVVSRIGAAEVPTDPMSMEQSDVIIKLHPKKTWVSASSKDELAQKFKEALAIIPNMEIEFTQPIEMRFNELITGVRADVAIKIFGDDLSILATKAEAIKTAISDVEGASDIIVEKVEGLPQMSVNYNRFKIARYGLNIADLNQIVSMGFAGDVVGQVFEGEKRFDLAIRLDEKSRQNLSDLQNLYVDIPSGGKIPLSELADISYTTGPAQISRDDTKRRIVIGVNVRNRDLQSVVNDIQARIASDIQLPVGYSITYGGQFENLQSAKDRLLVAVPVALVLIFILLYFAFNSVKDALMVYSAIPLAAVGGVLLLWLRDLPFSISAGVGFIALFGIAVLNGIVLIEHFKELKSQGVTDIEIRIKRGTTERLRPVLLTASAAALGFLPMAISTNAGAEVQRPLATVVIGGLVTATILTLVVLPVLYAWIEEKKTLKMKKNHITTLIILFISWTGFAQQKPLNIQETYELALKTNAQIKASGLQADEVDARISSAFDFDKTAIYYSYDQSNLGANNEPLNVFGVSQDFLFPTRYFAEKRFNQAAYSLKISENNIQRLQLKRDVYASFYELSYAKNKAKTYEYLDSLYTKFAENAKRRFELGETNYLEMLTAESKEKQMETRFLQAQQEVLVQMEQLKKVVQMDTLQIVSEPLEKLTLTALSVSEDNPGLLYFEESKNYFQALKNKEKQALLPDISAEYFVGSNSGLNSNIQGYQIGLKIPLFFSGNAARIKASKIAEGVVNMQEVDYKIKLQGEYQRLLAQLEQHQAAISYYETQGSNLQEEIIKTANRTFKEGEIDFFQYIQSIETAKDMELEYLNNLNSYNQTIIKLNHLTL; encoded by the coding sequence ATGTTAGAAAATATCATAAAATTCAGCTTAAAAAATAAGCTGATAATCCTATTGGGAGCTGCTGCAATCATTGGTTTTGGTGTGGTTTCGTTAACCCAAATATCAATTGGCGCCGTTCCAGACATTACCAATAACCAAGTACAGGTTATTACCACATCCCGAAATTTATCAACCCAAGATGTGGAACAATTTATTACCTATCCTGTAGAGCTTGAAATGGCCAATTTACCTGGTGTTCAAGAAATTCGTTCCGTTTCAAAATTCGGACTTTCAGTGGTTACCATTGTATTTGATGACGATTTAGGCACCTATTTACCGCGTCAACTGATTGCTGAAAAAATTAAATCAGCTTCCGAAAAAATCCCAGAAGGTTTTGGTTCACCGGAAATGGGTCCTATAACCACCGGTTTAGGTGAAATTTATCAATATATTTTAGATGTTAAACCTGAATTTAAAGACCAATACACCATTACCGATTTACGAAGCATTCAGGATTGGGTGGTTAAACGTCAATTATCAGGGATTCCTGGCGTTGTAGAAGTTAATACTTGGGGTGGATTTTTAAAGCAATATGAAGTTGCTATTAATCCGCAGAAATTAACCGCCATGCATATTTCCATTTCGTCTATTTATGAAGCTCTAGAAAAGAATAACAGTGTTGCTGGTGGTGGTTATATTGAAAAGACCAATAAAGCCTATTTCATTCGTGGCGAAGGCTTGGTGACGTCCTTAAAAGACATTGAAAACATTGTCGTAAAAAATGATGGCACACCAGTTTACATTAAAGATGTAGCGAAGGTTGGTTTTGGTCATGCTACCAGATTTGGTGCTATTACAGGAAATGGGGAAGGCGAAAAAGTACTTGGCCAAATAATGATGCTGAAAGGCGGAAATTCTAAAAAAATTATTGATGCCGTAAAGGAACGTGTAGCCAGTATTCAAAAAACACTTCCTGAAGGTGTTTATATTAATGGTTTTCTGGAGCGTAGTGAGCTCATAGATAAAACAACGTTTACCGTTGCCGAAAACTTAATTCTCGGATCACTAATTGTCATTTTTGTGGTGGTATTGCTTCTAGGAAATTGGCGATCTGGATTAGTGGTGGCTTCGGTTATTCCGTTGAGTTTACTCTTTGCCATTTCACTCATGAATATTTTTGGCGTGGATGCCAATTTAATGAGTTTAGGCGCTATTGATTTCGGTATCATCATTGATGGAGCCGTTATTATCGTGGAGTTTATTGCCTTTCAAATTACAGCTCAAAGTGCCAAGTTGAAAACGGTTACCAAAGAAGCTATTGATAGTATTACTTTAAAAAGTGCATCAAAAATGATGAATTCGGCCATATTCGGACAGCTCATTATTCTTATCGTTTTTATTCCAATTCTATCTTTAAGTGGTATTGAAGGCAAAATGTTTAAACCTATGGCTATGACCTTTAGTTTTGCTTTAATAGGCGCCATGATTTTATGTCTAACCTATGTACCTGTCGTTTCTTCGCTCTTTTTAAAACCAACCAATCCATCACCAAAAAACATTTCGGTTAGACTTATGAATAGCCTGACACGTTGGTATGAGCCAATTATAAATTGGGCTTTACATAGCAAGCGCGTCGTTATTGGTTTTGCTGTTGTACTCCTTATAGTAAGTATTGGCGTTTTTAATAAAATGGGTGGCGAATTTGTTCCCACTTTAGATGAAGGTGATTTTGTTATTCAACCGGTTTTAAAAACGGGAACATCTTTGGGTAAAACCATAGAGATAACCACTAAAATTGAAAGCATTCTTCTCGAAAATTTTCCTGAAGTAGACCAAGTTGTAAGTCGTATTGGTGCCGCCGAAGTTCCTACGGATCCCATGTCCATGGAACAAAGTGATGTTATTATTAAATTACATCCGAAAAAGACTTGGGTTTCTGCTTCCAGTAAAGACGAATTAGCGCAAAAATTTAAAGAAGCATTAGCTATTATTCCTAACATGGAAATCGAGTTTACGCAGCCTATTGAAATGCGTTTTAATGAGCTAATCACTGGTGTGCGTGCCGATGTGGCTATTAAAATTTTTGGAGACGATTTATCCATACTTGCCACCAAAGCCGAAGCCATAAAAACAGCCATTAGTGATGTGGAAGGTGCTTCTGATATTATTGTAGAAAAGGTAGAAGGTTTACCACAAATGAGCGTGAATTATAACCGTTTTAAAATAGCGCGTTATGGTCTCAATATTGCCGATTTAAATCAAATTGTTTCCATGGGATTTGCTGGTGATGTCGTCGGACAAGTTTTTGAAGGTGAAAAACGTTTTGATTTGGCCATTCGACTCGATGAAAAGAGCCGTCAGAACTTAAGCGACTTACAGAATTTGTATGTGGATATCCCTTCAGGTGGAAAAATTCCCTTAAGCGAGTTAGCCGATATTTCTTACACAACTGGACCAGCACAAATTTCCAGAGATGATACCAAACGACGCATTGTAATTGGTGTAAATGTTAGAAATAGAGATTTACAATCCGTTGTAAATGATATTCAAGCGCGTATTGCCTCAGATATTCAGTTACCAGTAGGATATAGTATAACGTATGGTGGTCAGTTTGAAAACCTACAAAGTGCAAAAGACCGATTATTGGTGGCCGTTCCTGTAGCGCTTGTTCTTATATTTATACTGCTCTATTTCGCTTTTAATTCTGTAAAAGATGCCTTGATGGTTTATTCCGCCATTCCATTGGCAGCCGTTGGTGGTGTTCTGCTATTATGGTTACGCGATTTACCGTTTAGTATTTCCGCTGGTGTTGGTTTTATAGCATTATTTGGTATTGCTGTTTTAAACGGTATTGTCCTTATTGAACATTTTAAAGAATTAAAATCTCAAGGTGTTACAGATATTGAAATACGTATAAAACGTGGAACAACGGAACGTTTACGTCCTGTTTTGCTTACCGCATCAGCAGCAGCTTTGGGTTTCTTACCTATGGCTATTTCTACCAATGCAGGAGCCGAAGTACAACGTCCTTTAGCCACAGTTGTTATTGGTGGTTTAGTAACAGCTACTATTCTAACCCTAGTAGTTCTCCCTGTTTTATACGCTTGGATTGAAGAAAAGAAAACACTAAAAATGAAGAAAAATCATATAACAACGCTAATCATTCTGTTCATTTCGTGGACCGGTTTTGCACAACAGAAACCACTAAACATTCAAGAAACTTATGAATTAGCTCTGAAAACCAATGCACAAATTAAAGCATCAGGTCTTCAAGCAGATGAAGTCGATGCGCGTATTTCAAGTGCCTTCGACTTTGATAAAACGGCTATTTATTATAGCTATGATCAAAGTAATTTAGGCGCAAATAATGAGCCGCTGAATGTGTTTGGTGTATCGCAAGATTTTTTATTTCCTACCCGGTATTTTGCCGAAAAACGCTTTAATCAAGCAGCTTATAGCTTAAAAATTTCTGAAAACAACATCCAACGTTTACAACTTAAACGTGATGTGTATGCTAGTTTTTATGAATTAAGTTACGCTAAAAATAAAGCGAAAACCTATGAATATTTAGATAGCTTGTACACCAAATTTGCTGAAAATGCGAAAAGGCGTTTTGAATTAGGTGAAACTAATTATTTGGAAATGCTAACTGCTGAATCCAAAGAAAAACAAATGGAAACGCGATTCCTTCAGGCGCAGCAAGAAGTTTTAGTGCAAATGGAACAACTAAAAAAAGTGGTTCAAATGGATACATTACAAATCGTTAGTGAACCACTAGAAAAATTGACATTAACAGCACTCTCAGTTTCTGAAGATAATCCTGGATTGCTTTATTTTGAAGAATCTAAAAATTACTTTCAAGCTTTAAAAAATAAAGAAAAGCAGGCTTTATTACCTGATATTTCGGCCGAGTATTTCGTTGGCTCCAACAGTGGTTTAAACTCCAATATTCAAGGGTATCAAATAGGATTAAAGATTCCGTTATTTTTCTCTGGAAATGCTGCACGCATTAAGGCGTCTAAAATTGCTGAAGGCGTGGTAAACATGCAGGAGGTCGATTATAAAATTAAACTTCAAGGTGAGTACCAACGCCTTTTAGCGCAATTGGAACAGCATCAAGCTGCTATTTCATATTATGAAACTCAAGGCAGTAATTTGCAGGAAGAAATTATAAAAACGGCCAACCGAACCTTTAAAGAAGGTGAAATCGATTTCTTTCAGTACATCCAAAGTATTGAAACCGCCAAAGACATGGAGTTGGAATACTTAAACAATTTAAACAGTTACAATCAAACTATAATCAAGTTAAATCATTTAACTTTATAA
- a CDS encoding efflux RND transporter periplasmic adaptor subunit has product MKHIYILLFSVLFIACGNSEKDSTDIIESVSHEDEIKLSEAQFNSESMVLGTLSERTFDETVTINGTIDVPPHNKSRVTTYMAGYIVKTPLLVGDQVKKGQLLVTLENTEYIELQQQFLEIAEQLNYLKNEYTRQKTLFDENITSEKNYLKAESMYKSNLAFYNGIEKKLQMLNINPRSVLAGNMSSTINIYAPISGHVTKVNVSNGTFVSASDEIMEIVDVDHIHLELSVFEKDIMKIKKGQEITFTIPEASEKTYNADVHLVGTTIDDATRRVQVHGHIDDVEGNFIIGMFVEAQIHINEVSALALPHEAVIQLNDNYYVLVLEEKTTNGYVFEKTEVQIGKQTEDFMEILNPETLLEKQIITHGTSMLLNESEGGHSH; this is encoded by the coding sequence ATGAAACATATATATATACTACTTTTTTCCGTACTATTTATAGCTTGCGGCAATAGCGAGAAGGATTCCACAGACATTATAGAATCCGTTTCTCATGAGGACGAAATAAAACTTTCAGAAGCCCAATTTAATAGCGAATCCATGGTATTGGGAACGTTATCTGAACGCACATTTGATGAAACCGTAACTATAAATGGAACTATTGATGTACCACCTCATAATAAATCACGAGTCACCACGTATATGGCTGGCTATATTGTTAAAACACCTTTATTGGTAGGCGATCAGGTTAAAAAAGGGCAACTTTTGGTAACATTGGAAAACACGGAGTACATTGAGCTACAACAGCAGTTTTTAGAAATCGCCGAACAGTTAAACTATTTGAAAAATGAATATACGCGTCAGAAAACACTATTCGATGAAAATATTACTTCGGAAAAAAACTATTTAAAGGCTGAAAGTATGTACAAAAGCAATTTAGCTTTTTACAATGGAATAGAAAAAAAGTTACAGATGTTGAACATCAATCCGAGATCCGTTTTAGCCGGAAATATGTCGTCCACTATCAATATTTACGCTCCAATAAGTGGCCATGTAACCAAAGTAAATGTCAGCAATGGCACCTTTGTTTCGGCAAGCGATGAAATCATGGAAATTGTAGATGTAGATCATATTCATTTAGAACTTTCGGTATTTGAAAAGGATATTATGAAAATAAAGAAAGGTCAGGAAATCACCTTTACTATTCCCGAAGCCTCGGAAAAAACCTATAATGCGGATGTCCACTTGGTTGGAACTACTATAGATGATGCAACTAGACGTGTTCAAGTTCATGGACACATCGATGATGTGGAAGGAAACTTTATAATTGGTATGTTTGTGGAAGCTCAAATTCATATCAATGAAGTAAGCGCTTTGGCCTTGCCACATGAAGCGGTCATCCAGTTAAATGACAATTATTATGTACTGGTTTTAGAAGAAAAAACAACAAATGGTTATGTCTTTGAAAAAACAGAGGTACAAATAGGTAAGCAAACCGAGGATTTTATGGAGATTTTAAATCCTGAAACCCTATTAGAGAAACAAATAATAACGCACGGAACCTCTATGCTTCTCAATGAAAGCGAAGGTGGACACAGTCATTAA